One window of Drosophila busckii strain San Diego stock center, stock number 13000-0081.31 chromosome 3L, ASM1175060v1, whole genome shotgun sequence genomic DNA carries:
- the LOC108598330 gene encoding probable asparagine synthetase [glutamine-hydrolyzing] — protein MCGILAIFSENGAAIAAQEFAGSVHSLRELAYRQSAKQRHRGPDDTGVELNAEQGVALVHERLSVIGVATGHQPLYSQDGNIALIVNGEIYNYVELSEQISKRVPGYKPKSDSNVIIELYEQLGAALLQHIRGMFSFVLYDKRQQQLLVARDPLGIIPLYMGKDAGGNLWFASEMKCLVEVCTQLSNFPPGHVAAGTVQQLQTKRYYEPNWRTVLPTQPVNLQELREQLQRAVLSHLQCDVPFGALLSGGVDSSLIAAMASKLMRQRQPNYKLRTFAVGMPGSPDFEHARQVAQFIDSEHTEVSFKVADCLDGVRDLIYHLESYDVATVRCSLPMFYLARYVKSTGIKMILSGEGADELFGGYLYFHQAPDYAQFHAEMITRCEQLHVSDILRANKVTMSKGLELRVPFLDTAFVDYAMNIRPQDKIPGALNEFGGERKWRLEKFVLRKAFEDGYLPESVLWRQKEQFSDGVGYALIDALPQYAARHVSDAQLLAAPKRFPINPPKTKEAYWYRQIFEEQFPGDAAALTVEKWAPRLDWGCPEDPSGRAQAAHQNAYGKC, from the coding sequence ATGTGCGGCATTCTGGCAATTTTCTCGGAGAATGGAGCAGCTATAGCAGCTCAAGAGTTTGCAGGCAGCGTGCACAGCTTGCGGGAGCTGGCGTATCGTCAAAGTGCCAAGCAACGTCATCGTGGGCCAGACGATACGGGCGTGGAACTCAATGCAGAGCAGGGCGTGGCTTTGGTGCACGAGCGTCTGTCGGTAATAGGCGTGGCCACAGGACATCAGCCGCTTTACTCGCAGGACGGCAACATTGCGCTCATAGTCAATGGCGAGATCTACAATTATGTGGAGCTGAGCGAGCAGATTTCCAAGCGCGTGCCCGGCTATAAGCCCAAGAGCGACAGCAATGTGATTATTGAACTGTATGAGCAACTTGGTGCAGCTCTGCTGCAACATATACGTGGCATGTTCAGCTTTGTGTTGTACGataagcgacagcagcagctgctggtggcaCGTGATCCCTTGGGCATCATACCGCTCTACATGGGCAAGGATGCTGGCGGCAATCTGTGGTTTGCCTCGGAAATGAAGTGTCTGGTCGAGGTGTGCACGCAGCTGAGCAACTTTCCGCCAGGACATGTGGCAGCAGGCActgtgcaacagctgcaaaccAAACGTTATTACGAGCCCAACTGGCGCACAGTGTTGCCCACACAGCCAGTGAATCTGCAGGAGCTGCGCGAGCAACTGCAGCGTGCAGTGCTTTCTCATTTGCAATGCGATGTGCCCTTTGGCGCTTTGCTGTCGGGTGGGGTCGACTCCAGTCTCATAGCTGCCATGGCCAGCAAACTGATGCGACAACGCCAGCCCAACTATAAGCTGCGCACCTTTGCCGTGGGCATGCCGGGCTCTCCAGACTTTGAGCATGCGCGGCAGGTGGCGCAGTTTATAGACAGTGAGCATACCGAGGTGAGCTTCAAAGTGGCGGATTGCTTGGATGGCGTGCGTGATTTGATTTATCATCTGGAGTCCTACGATGTGGCCACAGTGCGTTGCAGTCTGCCCATGTTCTATCTGGCCAGATATGTGAAGAGCACGGGCATTAAGATGATACTCTCCGGCGAGGGCGCAGATGAACTGTTCGGTGGCTATCTCTACTTCCATCAGGCGCCGGACTATGCACAGTTCCATGCCGAAATGATTACACGCTGTGAGCAGCTGCACGTCTCGGATATTTTACGCGCCAATAAGGTAACCATGTCCAAGGGCTTGGAGCTGCGTGTGCCCTTTCTGGACACTGCCTTTGTGGACTATGCTATGAACATTAGACCGCAGGATAAAATTCCTGGAGCACTGAATGAATTTGGCGGCGAGCGCAAGTGGCGCTTGGAGAAGTTTGTGCTACGCAAAGCATTCGAGGATGGCTATCTGCCTGAGAGTGTGCTCTGGCGCCAGAAGGAACAGTTCTCCGATGGTGTAGGCTATGCTTTGATTGATGCACTGCCTCAATATGCTGCACGTCATGTGAGCGATGCGCAGCTGCTTGCAGCGCCTAAACGCTTTCCCATCAATCCACCCAAGACCAAGGAGGCCTACTGGTATCGCCAGATCTTTGAGGAGCAATTTCCAGGCGATGCTGCGGCGCTTACAGTGGAAAAGTGGGCGCCACGACTGGACTGGGGCTGTCCAGAAGATCCATCGGGACGCGCTCAAGCGGCGCATCAGAATGCCTATGGAAAGTGTTAA
- the LOC108600151 gene encoding asparagine synthetase [glutamine-hydrolyzing] 1 codes for MCGIFAIFSSDGQPIEAQDFEGSKHSLRELAYRQSGKQRHRGPDSTGVVVLPEQGVAMVHERLRIVGVEMGDQPFVSNDGNLVLVANGEIYNYLELSAQIAKRRSGYKPKSDCHVILELYQDYGAELLQHITGMYAFALYDKRSKQLLLARDPFGIIPMYVGEDAAGNLWVASELKCLAACCAKVEIFTPGEARFGRVGEMRRWRHFEQPWIKQMPSLPCDLSFLRANLESAVRTHLQCDVHFGALLSGGVDSSLIASIATKIMRERDPSFKLKTFSVGLRNAPDFEAARQVAKYIDSDHTELVFEIDEALDGIRDIVYHLETYDVTTVRCSLPMLLLTRYIKSTGIKMILSGEGADEIFGGYLYFHKAPSYEQFHEELVMRVQQLHLSDCLRANKVAMAKGVELRVPFLDTEFVNYVMSIRPQDKIPGPLNAYKNEQQSRLEKFVLRAAFAENYLPDSVLWRQKEQFSDGVGYDWIDNIRRVASGHVSTEEFEQAAQRFPFNTPTTKEAFYYRCIFEQQFPGESAARTVSRWVPRLDWGCPEDPSGRAQAVHQINKD; via the coding sequence atgtgCGGCATATTTGCAATCTTCTCCAGTGATGGACAGCCTATAGAGGCGCAGGATTTTGAGGGCAGCAAGCATAGTCTGCGAGAGCTGGCCTATCGTCAGAGCGGCAAGCAACGACATCGTGGACCGGACTCAACAGGAGTAGTGGTCTTACCTGAACAAGGCGTCGCCATGGTGCATGAACGTTTGCGCATTGTGGGCGTCGAGATGGGCGATCAGCCATTTGTCTCCAACGATGGCAACCTGGTGCTGGTGGCCAACGGCGAGATCTACAACTATTTGGAGCTGTCGGCGCAAATAGCCAAGCGACGCAGCGGCTACAAGCCCAAAAGCGATTGCCATGTTATACTCGAGCTGTATCAGGATTATGGCgcggagctgctgcagcacatcACTGGCATGTATGCCTTTGCCTTGTATGATaagcgcagcaagcagctgttgctggcacGCGATCCCTTTGGCATTATACCCATGTATGTGGGCGAGGATGCGGCGGGCAATCTCTGGGTAGCCTCCGAACTCAAGTGCTTGGCAGCGTGTTGCGCCAAAGTGGAGATATTTACACCTGGCGAGGCGCGCTTTGGACGCGTGGGTGAGATGCGACGCTGGCGTCACTTTGAGCAGCCTTGGATCAAGCAAATGCCCAGTTTGCCCTGCGATTTGAGCTTTCTACGCGCCAACTTGGAGTCCGCAGTGCGCACGCATCTTCAGTGTGATGTGCATTTTGGCGCCTTGCTCTCGGGTGGCGTGGATTCCAGTTTGATAGCTTCCATAGCCACTAAGATTATGCGTGAGCGTGATCCcagctttaagctaaaaacCTTCTCCGTCGGTCTGCGCAATGCGCCAGACTTTGAAGCTGCACGCCAGGTGGCCAAGTACATAGACAGCGATCACACGGAGCTTGTCTTTGAAATTGATGAAGCACTCGACGGCATTAGAGACATTGTTTACCATCTGGAGACATACGATGTCACCACAGTTCGCTGTAGCTTGcccatgttgctgttgacgcGTTATATCAAAAGCACGGGCATTAAGATGATACTCAGCGGCGAGGGCGCAGATGAAATCTTTGGCGGCTACTTGTATTTCCACAAGGCGCCCAGCTACGAGCAGTTCCATGAGGAGCTGGTGATGCGCGTACAGCAGCTGCATCTGTCCGATTGTCTGCGTGCCAACAAGGTAGCCATGGCTAAGGGCGTCGAACTGCGTGTGCCCTTCCTGGACACAGAATTTGTCAACTACGTAATGAGCATTAGACCGCAGGATAAAATACCTGGTCCACTCAACGCCTACAAGAATGAGCAGCAGTCGCGTCTGGAGAAGTTTGTGCTGCGTGCCGCATTTGCGGAGAACTATCTGCCAGACTCCGTTTTGTGGCGCCAAAAGGAGCAGTTCTCCGATGGCGTCGGCTATGACTGGATTGACAACATACGTCGCGTTGCCAGCGGTCATGTCAGCACAGAGGAATTTGAGCAGGCAGCGCAGCGTTTCCCTTTCAACACGCCCACGACCAAAGAGGCGTTTTACTATCGCTGCATCTTCGAGCAACAGTTCCCGGGTGAATCTGCTGCGCGTACTGTTTCTAGATGGGTGCCACGCCTTGATTGGGGCTGTCCGGAGGATCCGTCGGGACGCGCGCAGGCGGTgcatcaaataaataaagattaG